From Pelagicoccus albus, the proteins below share one genomic window:
- a CDS encoding cytochrome c oxidase subunit 3, with protein MGHKIVATGRSATGIPTGRLAVWWIIASEIVIFGGLIAAYLINRFLHGSWAQSAAHTNTFIGGANTFWLLTSSYFVVLAHAASERRDAKETRKYIWLTIALGGCFMAFKSYEYATEISHGYTILTSNFWSFYYTATALHGFHVVCGMVIMAIIAEKDIKNEQNWHRVENIGLYWHFVDIVWIFLFPLLYIAK; from the coding sequence ATGGGTCACAAAATTGTCGCAACAGGCAGAAGCGCAACAGGTATCCCCACAGGACGTCTTGCCGTCTGGTGGATCATCGCTTCCGAAATCGTTATCTTTGGCGGTCTCATCGCTGCCTACCTCATCAACCGCTTCCTACACGGGTCGTGGGCGCAGTCCGCTGCTCACACCAACACCTTCATTGGGGGCGCAAACACGTTCTGGCTGCTGACGTCGAGTTACTTCGTCGTTTTGGCTCACGCTGCTTCCGAGAGGCGTGATGCCAAAGAGACTCGTAAATACATCTGGCTGACGATTGCCTTGGGTGGATGTTTCATGGCATTCAAATCTTACGAGTACGCCACTGAGATCTCACACGGATACACGATCCTAACCAGCAACTTTTGGAGTTTCTACTACACAGCCACGGCGCTTCATGGATTTCACGTCGTTTGCGGTATGGTCATCATGGCCATTATCGCCGAGAAAGATATCAAGAATGAACAGAATTGGCACCGCGTGGAAAACATCGGCCTTTACTGGCACTTTGTGGATATCGTTTGGATCTTCCTGTTCCCGCTTCTCTACATCGCGAAGTAA
- a CDS encoding cytochrome C oxidase subunit IV family protein translates to MSAHNHPSYFKIYIMLLVLFVISVAGPEVAELMGLEGVTRLIVILVTAFGIALVKAYYVLAYFMHLKFEKIYAPYILLSMVALLFVFFFGSATDSMMSEGHNWEKTYVEPEVAAGEGGHGEHDSEGHSEESHEEHADSPEH, encoded by the coding sequence ATGTCAGCACATAATCATCCAAGTTACTTTAAGATCTACATCATGCTGCTAGTGCTCTTCGTGATTTCTGTCGCGGGACCGGAGGTAGCTGAATTGATGGGGCTTGAAGGCGTTACGCGACTGATTGTTATCCTCGTAACTGCATTCGGTATTGCTCTCGTTAAAGCTTATTACGTTCTCGCTTACTTCATGCACCTGAAGTTCGAGAAGATCTATGCTCCCTACATTTTGCTATCAATGGTGGCGCTTCTGTTTGTCTTCTTCTTTGGCTCTGCCACGGACTCTATGATGTCCGAAGGGCACAATTGGGAGAAGACCTACGTCGAGCCAGAAGTGGCTGCGGGTGAAGGCGGCCATGGTGAGCACGATTCCGAAGGCCACTCCGAAGAGAGCCACGAAGAACACGCGGATTCTCCAGAACACTAG
- a CDS encoding cytochrome c oxidase subunit 3, whose product MRYAAGLPDEGGAVRAPAIPNSVLGVIVFIMAEMMFFLGLISAFMISKANAIEWPPIDQPRLPIGATAFNSLVLLASGVTMYLAGRAFSREGFGDKSRSLFLLTVGLGTFFVLFQGFEWIRILGQGLTVQSGNYGAFFYLIIGAHAAHAVGAIIAQIRLFLKFRKGTLRLESFRAGQTFWYFVVGVWPVLYYLVYLD is encoded by the coding sequence ATGAGATACGCAGCAGGATTACCTGACGAAGGAGGGGCAGTACGAGCTCCTGCCATCCCTAATAGCGTGCTAGGCGTCATTGTCTTCATCATGGCGGAGATGATGTTTTTCCTAGGATTGATTAGCGCTTTCATGATCTCCAAGGCGAATGCGATCGAGTGGCCTCCTATCGATCAACCTCGCTTGCCGATTGGAGCGACTGCCTTCAATTCCTTAGTATTGTTGGCCAGTGGCGTTACCATGTATCTCGCTGGTCGGGCCTTCAGCAGGGAGGGCTTTGGAGACAAGAGCAGAAGCCTGTTTTTGCTCACCGTAGGACTAGGGACGTTTTTTGTACTTTTCCAAGGCTTCGAGTGGATACGAATTCTTGGCCAGGGACTGACAGTGCAGTCAGGAAACTACGGAGCCTTTTTCTATCTCATCATAGGGGCTCACGCAGCGCACGCGGTGGGAGCGATTATTGCTCAAATTCGATTATTCCTGAAATTTAGAAAAGGGACTCTTCGCCTCGAAAGCTTCCGTGCTGGGCAGACCTTCTGGTACTTCGTTGTCGGTGTATGGCCGGTGCTCTATTATCTCGTTTACCTTGATTAA
- a CDS encoding porin yields the protein MGIRQTKASTGFRLFERNRKALVLGVVSLMGHFGGSIASSQEVNSGASDFFSENLSLSGRFHPQFDHLDSNLTVDGEESELSADRLFFRRFMAGVKLDLNKQLRINYLADVSDRVVKNQVARLEIQLGKRDKLFVGYQKSPFGYEDTTSSANVKPIERSANTRFWNEVVGIGSYHAGVYQYHDFGDGWNSVFGVTHNVKADSDWPDLFGGDFASYLRLSKKGTFSPEVEHETGVDLAYKPLEGAGDIFAASVFSNLSFSEIEVKFEATAGEIDQGQGETNSAIGWHLQGSRMFGDTVELLVRYSQVDTDGYKLKLSSAIRKAPSSGYTYENVDSLYLGSNFYLKGNNLKLSLGYEWGEGSNALSGPGPLNAVEEIVSGFRARTQIKF from the coding sequence ATGGGGATTAGGCAAACTAAGGCGTCAACTGGCTTCAGGCTGTTTGAAAGAAATCGGAAGGCTCTCGTTCTCGGGGTGGTTTCGTTAATGGGCCACTTCGGCGGTTCGATCGCCTCGTCGCAGGAGGTGAACTCGGGAGCTAGCGATTTTTTCAGCGAAAACCTTTCACTCAGCGGTAGGTTTCATCCGCAGTTCGACCATCTCGATTCGAATCTAACGGTTGATGGGGAAGAATCTGAGCTTTCGGCGGACAGGCTGTTTTTTCGCCGTTTCATGGCTGGAGTTAAGCTCGATCTGAATAAGCAGTTGAGAATCAACTATCTCGCCGATGTTTCCGATAGGGTGGTGAAAAACCAAGTTGCTCGCTTAGAGATTCAGTTAGGCAAGCGTGATAAACTCTTCGTTGGTTATCAGAAGTCTCCATTTGGATACGAAGATACGACCTCCAGCGCTAACGTTAAGCCCATCGAGCGATCGGCAAATACACGTTTTTGGAATGAAGTGGTTGGGATCGGCAGTTACCACGCGGGAGTCTACCAGTATCACGATTTTGGGGATGGCTGGAACTCGGTGTTTGGCGTGACGCACAATGTCAAAGCGGACTCGGACTGGCCCGACCTATTTGGCGGGGATTTTGCCTCCTACCTGAGACTTTCGAAAAAGGGGACCTTCTCACCCGAAGTTGAACACGAGACCGGCGTAGATCTCGCTTACAAGCCGTTAGAGGGAGCGGGTGACATCTTTGCGGCCTCCGTATTCAGCAATCTATCGTTTTCCGAAATCGAAGTGAAATTCGAGGCAACTGCAGGTGAGATCGATCAGGGGCAGGGCGAAACCAATTCAGCCATCGGGTGGCATCTACAAGGTTCCCGAATGTTTGGAGATACGGTCGAGTTGCTCGTTCGGTATTCGCAAGTGGATACCGATGGCTACAAGCTCAAATTGTCCTCAGCTATTCGGAAGGCACCGTCATCTGGATACACTTATGAAAACGTCGATTCTCTCTACTTAGGATCAAATTTCTATCTCAAGGGTAACAATTTAAAGCTTTCTCTTGGATATGAGTGGGGTGAGGGAAGCAATGCTTTGAGCGGACCAGGACCTTTGAATGCGGTCGAAGAGATCGTATCCGGTTTTCGGGCTCGGACTCAGATAAAATTCTAG
- a CDS encoding HlyD family type I secretion periplasmic adaptor subunit: MKPTKSDLDFVADSKAAFLENRSPYASMLLLVIVGLAAAFTFWAGTSSVDEITKGQGKIVPGKFLQVVQNLEGGMLAKLNVSEGDVVLEKDPLLELDTTAFTANLNDSTTQRDSLLATISRLEAEASDRSKIEFPEQILEKRPDLVESETRLFDSKRVNLEESIQHLTKSLSLKTEELEMTRPLAEKGIVSQVELLRLESAMNDTEAELARIRSEYTKDALAQKSEAEVQLARIEQSIVAFKDKIRRASVLAPVSGIINKVHFNTIGGVIRSGEPIIEIVPLENELIVEAKVLPSDIAFIHPGQEATVKLTAYDFSIYGGLKGVVEHISADTMMDEQGDSYYTIRVRTGERTLKTGKEKFKVIPGMQAEVDILTGEKTILDYIFKPLMRAKMNALTER; encoded by the coding sequence ATGAAACCAACAAAGAGCGATCTCGACTTCGTAGCAGATTCCAAAGCTGCTTTTCTGGAAAACCGGAGTCCTTACGCAAGTATGCTTCTCCTCGTAATCGTAGGCCTCGCAGCCGCGTTTACCTTCTGGGCCGGTACGTCTTCCGTCGACGAAATTACCAAGGGCCAAGGTAAAATCGTTCCCGGAAAATTCCTTCAGGTAGTACAAAACCTTGAGGGCGGCATGCTCGCCAAACTCAACGTTTCCGAGGGCGATGTCGTGCTAGAAAAGGATCCGCTCCTCGAACTCGATACCACCGCTTTCACAGCTAATCTCAATGACAGCACCACCCAAAGAGACAGCCTGCTAGCCACGATCTCCCGGCTCGAGGCGGAAGCCTCCGATAGATCAAAAATCGAATTTCCTGAACAAATCTTGGAGAAGCGTCCTGATCTGGTGGAGAGTGAGACCCGTCTCTTTGATAGCAAACGAGTCAACCTAGAGGAGAGCATCCAACACCTCACCAAAAGTTTGTCCCTTAAAACGGAAGAGCTCGAAATGACACGACCTCTCGCGGAAAAGGGTATCGTATCTCAAGTGGAATTACTTCGACTCGAGTCGGCTATGAACGACACAGAAGCGGAACTTGCACGTATCCGCTCTGAGTATACAAAGGACGCCCTCGCTCAAAAGAGCGAAGCGGAAGTTCAACTTGCCCGCATTGAGCAAAGCATCGTCGCATTCAAGGACAAAATTCGTCGCGCCAGCGTGCTTGCTCCAGTAAGCGGCATCATAAACAAAGTTCATTTCAATACCATTGGTGGCGTCATTCGCTCGGGCGAGCCTATCATCGAAATCGTGCCGCTCGAAAACGAACTCATCGTGGAAGCGAAGGTTCTTCCTTCTGACATCGCGTTCATCCACCCGGGCCAAGAAGCTACGGTGAAACTAACGGCCTACGACTTCTCGATCTACGGAGGACTCAAAGGAGTCGTTGAGCACATCAGCGCCGACACGATGATGGACGAACAAGGAGATAGCTACTACACGATCCGAGTTCGCACCGGCGAGCGAACCCTAAAAACCGGCAAGGAAAAGTTTAAGGTCATACCTGGCATGCAAGCCGAGGTCGACATCTTGACCGGTGAGAAAACGATTTTGGATTATATCTTCAAACCGCTCATGCGCGCCAAAATGAACGCTCTCACCGAGAGATAG
- a CDS encoding type I secretion system permease/ATPase, producing the protein MISDKKNQRLAPTVRTTAPKPRIPAKDTVESNANSDTDTRVFDDQLLDCLILIGKLHDRQLSGDVLTAGLPLVDNRLTPRLFVRAANSANFSARLVKRKLGAIPELVFPCVLLLKDNRAAVLTGKNSEGYTVILPETGSGQITLDAEKLESEYIGTSIFLKPQFAFDSRAGEDESSIKSKNWFWGTLWKYRKVYRNVLIAAVFINLFAVAGSMFVMNVYDRVIPNNAIDTLWVLASGVTLVYGFDFLLKTLRSALIDKAGKNADILLSSFIFQRVLGIKMEHKPASAGSFANQVKGYESLREFFTSATLATMVDLPFVLLFIGFMYFIAGWVAAIPAAGIIIILTLGAILHFPLKKAALASHGSSAQKHALLVEAIGGFEAIRGLSASGIFQRKMENFLGTSAKSEVASRRISAAAMNFTVFVTQMVSVIIVVASVFRIRDGEMSMGALIGCTILSGRAMAPIGQVASLLSRLQQSLVSLKGLNEIVDLPQERESDRNYIRKENFRPSIEFKDVSFSYSEDTEPAVRNANFTIEPGEKVAILGRVGSGKSTLLRLILGFYQPTSGMILVNGTDIRQLDPAELRRRIGYIAQDNNLFFGSLKENILMGAPWADEEDLLEASTISGVERYASRHPMGYDLPIGERGERLSGGQRQAINIARALISKPPALVMDEPTSAMDANAEREFIASMDKYANEAGRTLVLSTHKPSMLKLADRIIVMDQGRIAANGPKAEVMRQLSGGAGRN; encoded by the coding sequence ATGATCTCCGACAAGAAAAACCAAAGGCTAGCTCCTACGGTACGGACGACAGCGCCCAAACCTCGTATTCCTGCTAAGGATACGGTGGAGTCTAACGCCAATTCCGACACGGACACTCGCGTATTCGACGATCAATTGCTGGATTGCCTCATTCTAATCGGCAAGCTGCACGACCGTCAGCTATCTGGAGACGTACTCACAGCTGGGCTACCTCTCGTAGATAACCGTTTGACCCCTCGCCTCTTCGTGCGAGCGGCCAATAGCGCTAATTTCTCAGCACGACTCGTAAAACGAAAACTCGGAGCGATTCCCGAACTGGTCTTTCCGTGCGTATTGTTGCTTAAAGACAACCGTGCTGCGGTTCTAACCGGAAAGAACTCGGAAGGCTATACAGTCATCCTACCGGAAACAGGATCTGGCCAAATCACTTTGGACGCAGAAAAATTGGAATCTGAATACATCGGCACTTCCATTTTCCTGAAGCCGCAATTCGCCTTCGACTCCCGAGCGGGCGAAGACGAGAGCTCCATAAAATCAAAGAACTGGTTCTGGGGAACCCTTTGGAAATACCGCAAAGTCTATCGCAACGTCCTAATTGCAGCGGTATTCATAAATCTCTTCGCCGTAGCCGGTTCCATGTTCGTCATGAACGTGTACGACCGCGTGATTCCTAACAATGCCATTGACACGCTCTGGGTTCTGGCAAGCGGAGTCACCCTGGTATATGGTTTCGACTTCCTCCTAAAGACCTTGCGCAGCGCTCTGATAGATAAGGCAGGGAAAAACGCAGATATCCTCCTCTCCAGCTTCATCTTCCAGCGAGTGCTCGGCATCAAAATGGAGCACAAACCTGCATCTGCTGGTAGCTTTGCGAATCAGGTAAAGGGCTACGAGAGCCTCCGTGAATTTTTCACATCGGCAACTCTCGCCACCATGGTGGACCTACCCTTTGTACTCCTCTTTATTGGATTCATGTACTTCATCGCCGGATGGGTGGCAGCGATCCCTGCAGCTGGTATCATCATTATCCTTACACTGGGAGCTATTCTGCACTTCCCACTGAAAAAGGCAGCCCTCGCTTCGCACGGTTCTTCGGCCCAGAAACACGCGCTCTTAGTGGAGGCCATTGGTGGATTCGAAGCGATTCGCGGACTCTCGGCATCTGGGATCTTCCAACGAAAGATGGAAAACTTCCTGGGTACTTCCGCCAAGAGTGAAGTCGCTTCTCGCCGCATTTCAGCAGCCGCCATGAACTTCACGGTGTTCGTTACCCAAATGGTATCAGTCATCATAGTGGTCGCTTCCGTATTCAGAATTCGTGACGGAGAAATGAGCATGGGGGCCTTAATTGGTTGTACCATCCTTTCCGGAAGAGCCATGGCTCCCATCGGCCAAGTAGCATCTCTACTTTCCCGTCTGCAGCAGTCCCTCGTGTCCTTGAAAGGATTAAACGAGATCGTGGATCTCCCTCAGGAGCGTGAAAGCGACCGCAACTATATTCGCAAGGAGAACTTCCGTCCGAGCATCGAATTCAAGGACGTTTCATTCTCCTATTCGGAAGACACCGAGCCAGCAGTCAGAAATGCAAATTTCACAATCGAGCCGGGCGAAAAAGTAGCTATTCTCGGTCGAGTGGGATCCGGAAAAAGTACCTTGCTTCGCCTGATCCTCGGTTTCTATCAACCGACTTCTGGCATGATTCTGGTAAACGGTACCGACATTCGCCAACTCGATCCTGCTGAACTTCGCCGACGCATCGGTTACATCGCTCAGGACAACAACTTGTTCTTTGGCTCGCTAAAGGAAAACATATTGATGGGAGCTCCTTGGGCGGACGAAGAAGATCTGCTGGAAGCATCCACCATCTCAGGAGTGGAACGCTACGCCTCGCGTCACCCAATGGGTTACGACCTTCCAATCGGCGAACGTGGAGAGCGACTTTCCGGTGGACAACGCCAAGCGATAAACATTGCCAGAGCTCTTATCTCCAAGCCACCTGCCCTCGTCATGGACGAGCCAACAAGCGCCATGGACGCCAACGCGGAGCGTGAGTTCATCGCGAGCATGGACAAGTACGCTAACGAAGCAGGCCGTACTCTCGTACTCTCTACCCACAAGCCATCGATGCTGAAACTTGCAGATCGAATCATCGTAATGGACCAAGGCCGCATCGCCGCAAACGGACCAAAAGCCGAGGTTATGCGTCAACTCTCAGGAGGAGCCGGCAGAAACTAG
- a CDS encoding PAS domain-containing response regulator, whose translation MSSEQETRTGKGSLRVLIVEDSKIEAKFTVNLLKKNGYEVASARVETHDDMKEQLDTASWDIVISDYQMPAFDGMKALQLFLSYNLDIPFILVSGKIGEETAVDLMKMGAQDYIMKGNTARLIPAIESHLKDAANRREKVRLESKLRESEAQYRGFFENAAIGIFRCDEQSNILDVNEYLATSLGFESREQCLKASEKLVPELYDYQSHVASTVALSDQAQKGGRFEAIFHRQDDSIMESVVNVWSIQDATNGKIVLEGTIEDITEQRELERKLREMEQLHESLIDLTSNL comes from the coding sequence ATGAGTTCCGAGCAAGAGACAAGGACCGGCAAAGGCTCGCTCAGAGTCCTCATCGTTGAAGACTCCAAGATAGAGGCCAAATTCACCGTCAACCTGCTGAAGAAAAACGGGTACGAAGTTGCCAGCGCTCGCGTGGAAACACACGACGACATGAAGGAGCAGTTGGATACCGCAAGCTGGGACATCGTCATCTCCGACTACCAGATGCCCGCCTTCGACGGTATGAAGGCCCTGCAGCTCTTCCTTTCCTACAATCTCGACATCCCCTTCATCCTAGTTTCCGGCAAGATCGGAGAAGAGACCGCCGTCGACCTCATGAAGATGGGCGCTCAAGACTACATAATGAAGGGCAATACCGCCCGACTCATTCCTGCGATCGAGAGTCACTTGAAAGATGCCGCCAACCGGCGCGAAAAAGTACGACTCGAAAGCAAGCTACGGGAGAGCGAAGCTCAATATCGAGGCTTCTTCGAAAATGCGGCCATCGGAATCTTCCGCTGCGATGAGCAGAGCAATATACTCGACGTAAACGAATACCTAGCCACCTCGCTCGGTTTCGAATCGAGAGAGCAATGCCTCAAAGCCTCGGAAAAACTCGTCCCCGAACTCTACGATTACCAAAGCCACGTCGCCTCAACAGTGGCCCTCTCCGACCAAGCCCAGAAGGGCGGACGCTTCGAAGCGATTTTCCACCGCCAAGACGACTCCATCATGGAGTCGGTCGTGAATGTCTGGTCCATCCAGGACGCTACCAACGGCAAAATTGTCCTGGAAGGCACCATCGAGGACATCACCGAACAACGCGAGTTGGAGCGTAAGTTGCGCGAAATGGAGCAACTCCACGAATCCCTCATAGATCTGACCAGCAACCTATAA
- a CDS encoding TolC family protein translates to MFITATLAGLCCSAPISAQSLSEALSATLERYPQVKALESRVQIESETLNSERSNLRPQLSLNLRGGEERFGNEDGIQVFGETGNAALSGRQLLYDGGNTRHRISEAQANLATSEQTLRKTKEEIALELVTTYTNVLKYTRLIHLAEQSVYLHQDALEKIREKYRAGAGPKADVMLVEARLAMAKASLETRKRQLNTASAKFVKLTGNYPTHLIEPEFPTWAVPESIDEVNLDKNPSIRAAHSELQASYSRRKVAESSFRPKLNFVVEGDVEESNRYEKVQEDAMALITLSYNIFDGGKRRAEINKANSQISEADWKLQGEQIQAETEFANAWNDLLSIDERIFLLRSHRDSMESVVDAYHDQFELGKRPLINLLDVENELSSARASVEEERLNRLQAAYRLLAAMGILSESINQ, encoded by the coding sequence TTGTTTATAACCGCGACTCTCGCAGGTCTGTGCTGTTCCGCTCCGATTTCAGCTCAGTCACTGAGCGAAGCCCTCAGCGCCACCCTTGAGCGCTACCCGCAAGTGAAGGCTCTCGAATCGAGAGTTCAGATCGAATCCGAAACTCTGAATTCCGAGCGATCCAACCTTCGCCCCCAACTCTCGCTCAACCTCCGCGGAGGTGAAGAACGTTTCGGAAACGAAGATGGAATCCAAGTCTTCGGCGAAACAGGAAACGCAGCCTTGAGCGGCCGCCAGCTACTCTATGATGGAGGCAACACCCGCCACCGAATTTCCGAAGCGCAAGCAAACCTCGCCACTAGCGAGCAAACTCTGCGTAAGACCAAAGAGGAAATCGCTCTCGAGCTCGTCACGACTTACACCAACGTTCTCAAGTATACCCGTCTCATCCATCTCGCAGAACAGAGCGTATACCTCCACCAGGATGCCTTGGAGAAGATCAGGGAGAAATATCGTGCCGGAGCGGGCCCTAAGGCGGATGTCATGCTCGTCGAAGCTCGCTTGGCGATGGCGAAAGCTAGCCTGGAGACCCGTAAGCGACAGCTTAATACAGCGAGCGCCAAATTCGTGAAACTGACGGGTAACTATCCGACTCATCTGATCGAACCAGAATTTCCAACTTGGGCCGTGCCCGAATCTATCGACGAGGTAAACCTCGACAAGAACCCTAGCATTCGAGCTGCCCACTCAGAACTGCAAGCGAGCTACTCACGCCGCAAAGTCGCTGAAAGCTCATTTCGTCCCAAGTTGAACTTCGTAGTCGAGGGCGATGTGGAAGAATCCAATCGCTACGAAAAGGTCCAGGAAGACGCGATGGCCCTTATTACCCTTTCCTACAATATTTTCGACGGCGGAAAGCGGAGAGCCGAAATCAACAAGGCTAATTCCCAGATCAGCGAAGCAGACTGGAAACTCCAAGGTGAACAAATCCAAGCAGAAACCGAATTCGCCAATGCATGGAACGACCTACTCTCCATCGACGAGAGAATCTTCCTCCTCCGAAGCCACCGCGATTCGATGGAAAGCGTTGTAGACGCCTACCACGACCAGTTCGAGTTGGGCAAACGACCCCTCATCAACCTTTTGGACGTAGAAAACGAACTTTCTTCAGCTCGAGCCTCAGTCGAGGAAGAACGCTTAAACCGCCTGCAAGCCGCTTATCGCCTTCTAGCAGCGATGGGCATCCTTAGCGAATCCATCAACCAATAG
- a CDS encoding 3'(2'),5'-bisphosphate nucleotidase, producing the protein MSFEQELNIAKEAVRKASLLCAAAQHGLIDSEKHDKADKSPVTVADYGAQALVLSSLATAFPEDPAVGEEDSSDLRKPENAELFSKVVEYAQKIDSELDADSVLAAIDRGNHEGGSTGRFWTLDPIDGTKGFLRGEQYAVALALIENGEVVLGVLGCPNLPVDPANPNSEKGCILYAVKGEGAFQAPLSDIGTGKSISTDSVSDPAKAVFCESVESGHTAHGRSAQITEALGTAVEPFRMDSQCKYAAVSRGQASVYLRLPTRPGYEEKIWDHAAGYIVLLEAGGKICDTLGSPLDFSIGRTLKENKGIVATSPRVYEPVVKAVVASGQ; encoded by the coding sequence ATGTCTTTCGAACAGGAACTCAACATCGCCAAAGAAGCAGTACGCAAAGCATCCCTTTTGTGCGCCGCCGCCCAACACGGACTTATCGACTCCGAGAAGCATGATAAAGCCGACAAATCGCCAGTTACAGTAGCCGACTACGGAGCTCAAGCTCTCGTGTTGTCTTCCTTGGCGACCGCCTTTCCAGAGGACCCAGCCGTTGGCGAGGAAGACTCCTCCGATCTTCGCAAGCCTGAGAACGCGGAACTCTTTTCGAAAGTCGTCGAATACGCCCAAAAGATCGATTCCGAGCTCGATGCCGATTCCGTGCTAGCGGCAATCGATCGAGGCAACCACGAAGGCGGCTCCACTGGGCGTTTCTGGACCCTCGACCCCATCGACGGTACAAAAGGATTCCTGAGAGGCGAACAATACGCCGTGGCTCTGGCTCTGATCGAAAACGGAGAGGTGGTTCTCGGTGTCTTGGGTTGTCCAAACCTGCCCGTCGACCCCGCAAACCCAAATTCCGAAAAGGGATGTATTCTATATGCAGTTAAGGGAGAAGGAGCCTTTCAAGCGCCTTTGAGCGACATCGGAACGGGCAAATCCATATCCACCGACTCCGTGAGTGACCCGGCCAAGGCGGTATTCTGCGAGTCCGTAGAGTCCGGGCACACCGCCCACGGCCGCTCGGCCCAAATCACCGAAGCTCTTGGAACCGCCGTGGAACCGTTTCGCATGGATAGCCAATGCAAATATGCTGCCGTTTCACGAGGACAAGCATCGGTCTACTTGCGTCTGCCGACTCGTCCAGGCTACGAGGAAAAGATTTGGGACCACGCGGCAGGTTACATCGTGCTCCTGGAAGCAGGTGGCAAAATTTGCGATACACTGGGTAGCCCACTCGACTTTTCGATTGGTCGGACTCTAAAGGAGAACAAAGGAATCGTAGCAACATCTCCTAGAGTTTATGAACCAGTGGTAAAAGCAGTCGTCGCATCGGGTCAGTAG
- a CDS encoding 3'-5' exonuclease has protein sequence MLKTIEPCLFSFDLEWIPDPLSAEMLYGVDPTGVPGPEEAMKRLWKEGGATEEMPQPYLKTVLCRIVSVSGVLREVAGGEVKLKLVTLPAKAGDDEKAKERTILKQLLKAIGSRKPQLVGYNSHNADVPIIVQRAIVHGLFGQRMGERPNKPWEGVDYFATSGDHNVDLAPMVGRWGQTPKLHEIATLSGIPGKVDTEGGFVSDLWLQGKLQDILDYNEFDAITTHLLWARIAHFSGLLSSESYEQEQRLVRELLEDEIDKGKKHFIRYIEEWERLEKMANKRL, from the coding sequence GTGTTAAAGACTATTGAACCCTGCCTCTTCTCCTTCGACCTAGAATGGATCCCCGACCCGCTGAGCGCGGAAATGCTGTACGGAGTAGATCCCACTGGAGTTCCGGGGCCGGAGGAAGCGATGAAGCGGCTTTGGAAAGAAGGCGGGGCTACGGAGGAGATGCCGCAGCCTTATCTAAAGACAGTACTTTGTCGCATCGTATCGGTGTCTGGAGTTCTGCGTGAAGTCGCCGGCGGCGAGGTGAAGCTCAAGCTCGTAACTTTGCCCGCTAAGGCTGGCGATGACGAGAAAGCCAAGGAACGGACGATCTTGAAGCAGTTGCTAAAGGCGATCGGCTCCCGTAAGCCGCAGCTCGTAGGGTACAACTCTCACAATGCGGATGTGCCAATAATCGTGCAGCGGGCGATTGTGCACGGACTCTTTGGACAAAGAATGGGCGAGCGTCCGAACAAGCCATGGGAAGGGGTCGACTATTTCGCTACCAGCGGAGATCACAACGTGGATTTAGCTCCGATGGTGGGACGCTGGGGACAGACTCCCAAACTTCATGAAATTGCTACCCTTTCAGGCATTCCCGGAAAAGTAGACACGGAGGGCGGGTTTGTATCCGATCTCTGGTTGCAGGGGAAACTGCAGGATATTTTGGACTACAATGAGTTCGACGCCATCACGACTCACCTGTTGTGGGCTCGAATTGCTCATTTCTCAGGATTGCTAAGTTCAGAAAGCTACGAGCAAGAGCAAAGGCTCGTGCGAGAGTTGCTAGAGGACGAAATCGACAAGGGGAAAAAGCACTTCATCCGATATATCGAAGAATGGGAGCGACTGGAGAAAATGGCGAATAAACGCCTCTAA